CCATCCCGAACAGTATCCAGCACCAGCTGAACGCTGTGCAGGCCGGCTTGGGACAGCCGGGCAGCATTTCTAAGCTCTGCCTGAGCTGCCATGACGCATCCACGGCGGTCAGCAGCTACGGCCATTTTGAGAACGGCGCCGCATCTTCTCAGCACACCGGCAATGTGATGATCACCGCAACTCTCAATGGCAGGTTTGGCATCGGTGTGGGTGGCAATCTCCAGAACCACCACCCGATAGGGTTCGATTACGTCGCGGTTTCATTGATGGACGACGAGATCAAGGATGTGACTTCCACGCTCCTTGGCAACAACCCTTACGGCCTCACGATTAACGACCTTCTCTGGAACAACAAGATGGAATGTTCTTCGTGTCACGACGTTCATAACACGAAAAACACCGGTCTGAAGTTCCTCTGGGTCGAGGACACGAACAGTAACCTCTGTTTCAGCTGCCACAAGAAGTAATCTTCACGACGCACGGAAAAGGGGGATGGGAAACCACCCCCTTTTCCTGTGCTTCCGACAGGTTAATCCGCTGCCCCTGCCCAAGAGACATTCCTTTTCTTCAAGTCTTGAAGACTCGCT
This region of Thermodesulfovibrionales bacterium genomic DNA includes:
- a CDS encoding cytochrome c3 family protein; its protein translation is YNAGVQADPTLDRICIYCHAPHHTITTAEAQAAGVDYYPLWNHDLSTIASYTPYSNTYDGTIPNSIQHQLNAVQAGLGQPGSISKLCLSCHDASTAVSSYGHFENGAASSQHTGNVMITATLNGRFGIGVGGNLQNHHPIGFDYVAVSLMDDEIKDVTSTLLGNNPYGLTINDLLWNNKMECSSCHDVHNTKNTGLKFLWVEDTNSNLCFSCHKK